aaactGGAGATCAGATAAGATTCCAGTATGGAATACTACATTGGAACAAATTATATGGCAATGCAGAATAGAGAGGGGTGGGGGCTAcagtcataatctaaaaaagtATGATTACAATTATTGGGCGAAGACCCTGGCCCAGTATCTAGAGTAAAAAATAAGATGATGGAAACTGTAGTAGCTAGGTGTCGCTTGGCTAATTTGCCCTAAAAGTCATGTTATGTTTTGTTGATTGGAAACGCTCTCTTTTCTTAATCTATGTTTAGAGCAGAAAGGCCCGGATTGAGAGGAAAGCACGATCAGTTATTGATCTGCAGCATTGCTACATATTTTCTTTAGCATCTTATGCACACCACATAGTTGACATACACCAACTAATCTGAGCTTGCATGTAAATTCAACATTTCAGATTTTAATCCACTTTGCAGCATGACGAGCTGGCTTATCTCACCTACAAATCTTGGCTCACCTTCAAATTCAGTTTTACATACTCACACTTCATATTaagatttgttaaatgcctttcaAGAGAATTCATAGaaaggtctttttttttgtaccccttTTGgataacattttcttctttttaatgatATTCAGCTATTCACTCCAGTATAAAATATGACAAACTATGCtacccattttttaaataaacaattaacaGTATCCCTTCCTTACACACAATATGAGAAAAGTATACAAATGATCTAAGCATGGTGTGAATCTGCAGCATGTGTGCATACATATGAATTTGTCCTTTAATGAATCGACTTTCCTTATGGATATCAGTTAGCTCATTGGCTACCATGACAACCAATTGTGCAAACAATTTTAATAATCTGTACCTACCTGTTCAGGAAATTGAGCAGCCAAGTTGTACAGTGGGTACAGCACGCATTAGCAAAACAATCTTTATGTTAGGGAGGTGAGTTACAATCTGAGCTCAACCAGGGGTCTTCTTTAGTGTTACAATTgactaaaaaaaggaaaagaaaatttgGAAACAGATGTACATATAACCTATATAGTATCCACATTCAGATTCCATTAGGTGTAGGCTGccaaggttttttgttttttttatttggtacaAACATTCACATAACATCCTTTCGTCCATTCAAACTAATACAATAATTTTCTCAACTACTCTCCAAAGAGAAACAGAAACAATTGAAGATAAATTCCAAGATATATGTCCAATCTCAGGCTTCCACCAAATTTGTTGGCAATCAAATTGTATGAACTTCCTTCAGACGATAAAGCCCAAGTGGCAAATGGTTAGTTGGTTTCTGAGGGCAAAGTATTTTTGCAAAATGGAAAGTAATTGTTATTACGTAATTAATATCTTGCAGTTAAATAAaaagcctctttttttttttttttaaatcgggTTCCTTTTAAAGATTTTGTAACCTTGGAGCCAaaagttaactttattttgacCTTTATAGCCGTGCTCCACtattagcaattatatatatataaaaaaacctaaataaaatTCAGCAggaggaaaatattttaaaataaaaagtaaaaataactaataacatgTAACAATGTAGCAATAGCCCACTCAGCTTTTAACCAAGGGCAGTATGGTTCAGAGAGGAAAATCATTCTAGTGAAGCGGACGGTGGCAGAATATCCAttcaaatgaataataaaaaaaaaaaaaaaaaactgagatcTGTTGGCTACTGTTGTGATGTCTAGAAGAAAAtatcatacaaaaaaacaaaaacaaacactacATCTCGCattaacagataaaaaaaaaaaaaaaaaaaaaatcacataaaaactacTGTTATGTTGACTTAACCCCAAAATAACAGAGACTGGCTTATATAACATCAATATTTCAGTTTATGGGTTGTAAGAATGACAGCTCCAATCAGAAAGCATACAGATTTTCCCAGTGAGTTGGGGGGTCACATAATCAGTTCTATAAAAGTGCTGGATGCCAGTTGGATAAGATCTGGCAGATGAGAGTTTGCACCCAGAGTTGTGACAGGGtgataaaaacaataatcaCAGTGCCCCCTATTGTGGGGAGTCAGTCACTGATGAGTCTAGGTTATCCCTGAAGAAAATAGTTTTGGGTGTTGCTTGTTTTGCCCTGCTTCTGCTCAGCTATCAATCATTTCTGACAATTCTAATAAGAGGTCATCTTCATCTTTGCCAGGGTCCAGGTCAATTTCTGCCTCCAATTTCCCATCGGAGATCTCccagatgagactgtcaaactCATCCTCTGCGGACAGTGACGGTTTGGCTGTGGAAGTGCTGCTGGCTCTGCGGATTTTTCCTACAACTTGTGGAGTGGTGGCGCAACTCGCCTCCGGAACAGGAAGATCCAAACTAGAGGAGACAAGAGGGAGATGTTTATTTCCACACTTTATACGTGTATAATGTTCTCAAGGCCTCGAGTGCTGCAAATATGCCAGAGATTATCACTTTATCtttgcctgaaaacaagtagTTTAATGAATAATTGAGATGCCTGTGTTTATGGTGGGATACTTCAAGACTGTGGACTGTTTGCTCTCTTCAAGGACTGGGATAGATTATTCTTGCTTTATCATTTATATGTATTGAGAACAATACATTGTCATTCAAATGGCTGGAATAATGTAATAGTTGGGGCGTAGAATTGTATACATTGTTACACTGGAAGCTACAAAtctataccgtatttgctcaattataagacaaggtattttcagagcaaatgctctgaaaaagacccctcgtcttataatcgaggtcatcttataatcagaccgcagcgctgcaggggacctggatcctcctgttttgtgtgtgtgtttagccggggcagcgtgtagacttgtacgtgattcgcgtagacaacttccgctgcagccggaaggaggtgcggttagcagtggaggttgtctgcgtccatcgcgcagaccgtCCCCGACTGTCAGTTaggagagttccctgcaccggtgtaaaagatcagagttccccgcaccggtggtctcagacaacccccgctgctaaccgcacctccttccggctgcagcggaagttgacGTTTGCGAACTGCgtaggggggggcaggttggaaaataaaaggaaataaaaatatttttctcaatcatagcctttattttaaaaacagtttacatgaattaacatttactggtaaaactgttttcctatagggtcgtcttataatcagactttttccctaaattaatattcagattgggggggtcatcttataatcagggttataaatacggtatataaataaaaaacaaactgaaattgtATGTCTCCGGGCTAACCCCATCTAGCATTCCTGTTGATCAAATATCCTAGCATTTGAGTGGTCAGATTAAAGTATATGAAGCTCTAATACATTTCTTACAGcgaaatttcattttttttgcttaaataaaAACTACGAAGTGaaaacttttatacattttcttcttGCTTTATTTTCTGCCAACAAACTGACATCAGACAAAGATATAGGGAAGAAAGATATGCCCATACATTTTTCTACCATATTGGCAGCCTCTTATGTACATAGAAACAAAACTTGTTTTCAGGCTAACATGGTACATAAGTTATTCTGTGTTGGcaaaaatattacttaaaaaataCAGCTATCAAGGTTTAACaatacttttaattttatttaagatttATGAACTGAGGTCCGTTTTACCTTTCTTTATGTTGTTTGGGTGACAACTTGCTGCCAGAGGATTCTTCCCTAGGTGAGGCGTCTGTCGCAATCTGTTGCTGCAATATATGAAATACATGAGCGATAAGCACTAAGCAGACGTAGGGATTTATATCTATAGCTCTTCataattctttgtttttattaaacagttAATTCAAGTATTGTTTTAAGTATGTGACAATTAACACAGCACTTTACACAATATGGGGGATGAAACAGAAGTTATGGTGCTCCATTATCTcaatgaaaaacacacaaactaatGTACAACAACTTCCATTTTCCTGAGCAGGCTTTCCACATGATTTTGGAGTATTTTTTGTGGGAAAATTTATCCAGTAGattatttgtgaggtcaggcaccaTTGTTAGACAAGAAGgactggctcgcaatctccattccagttcatcccaaaggtgtttgatggagttgaggtcagagctctgtcatccaaccatgtctttatggaccttgctttgtgcactggggcacagtcatgctgcaatagaaaagggtcttccctaaactgttcccacatagcattgtctaaaatgtcttggtatgctgaagcattaagatttgtCTTTActttgcacaaagcaaggtctgtAAAGGCATTGTTGGATGACTtcggtgtggaagaacttggctggcccactctgagccctgacctcaacattGAACACCTCTGGGATGAACTGTAACAGAGATTGCAATCcaagccttctcatccaacattagTACCTGGCCtcataaatgctctactggatgaatgggcaaaacatTCCCACGGAAACACTCCAAGATCTTGTGGAAAGCgtccccagaagagtggaagctgttatagctgtgGCAGGGGGGTGGGGGGACAACATATTAATGTCAGACAAATTCCCAAGCTGGTGTATTGCTCAGTCattccaatacttttgttcacATAGTGTATAAACTAGCATCCATGAAGTTATACATCCCTTTGAAGAAAATGCCACCGGAGtctaaaaaatatgtaactttACACTTTTCCTATATGGCCTGAGTCAACCAATGACCTTCTAGTTTACTACAGACACAGACAGAAACGAATTCAGTCTCCAGAGGATAAGGCAATCGAAACAGGTTAAGAAAACGTATAATTTATCATGAGATATTGACTTACTATAGAGGCTTTATTAGTATTTTCTTCTACGGTTACAGGTACACCATTAGTTGTGCTCAGGGGTCTCACAGAAGCCAATGACAGGCTCTCTTGTGCTTTCCTTTTCACTGCACTTTTGACTGGCGAGTGATTTTTCATCATAAGCGGCTCCACATTAACCTTTGCTTTTCctgaaaacagaaaatgaaatcCAATTGTGGCATCATTAAAACAAGTATTGTTGACTTTAATTCAAACTTTATTAGAatggaatataataaaaaaaagaataggttTACATAATAAAGTCATAAAAACAGTACACATAaaaactttacattacattattgagGACTTTACATTGGATCGATGTTCAATTCTAAATACTTTAACCTTCTCTGATATAATGACAAATAATGAGATCTGTCTATTTTCAGACTTGGTTGAAAAGATACAACTCTCTAATAAAGACATGTTCCAATATCTACGTATTATAAGTTTTCTGAGAAAACACTTACTGTCTACTAGCCCTCTGAACAATTCTCTTGAGGTTAtcttttcccataaaaaaataaataaactggtGACTAAATGTAATGAATTAATGAGATTAAGCAACAAAACTTCTACACCTACAAGTTTAAGATCCTGggaaaatgatttaaatttaaaaatacctCTAAAAGAATGGAATACAGCTGCCTACCAAATAAATAAGGTAGTTCATTGTCTAAACTTAGtagaaaatcaatataaattattatatagatggtatttaacccccaaaaaattaaataaaatgtatcctcATGTGGCCCCTAATTGTTGGAGATGCGGTGATCAAGACGGCTCTTTTCTACATATGTGGTGGCTTTGCAAATTAGTCTCTCCAATTTGGAAATATGCCTTTGAATCGTTTTATCAATTATCGAATATAAAAGTTGATAGGGACCCCAAGACTGCGTTGCTCCTTTTAAATATAGCACAtataccaaaagaaaaaagaccgCTAGTGATACACTGCCTAGCagctgcaaaaataataatagctagAAATTGGAAATCTACTGAGTTGTTTCATATGGACCACTACTTATCTCAGCTGATCCATCAACTCAATATGGAAAAGGACATTAGCTGGTCTTTCGATATAACGGGTAGAACTACATGGACTTACCTTAATTGGCTAAAAAAAGCCCAGGACATTgcgagacaaaaataaaaaaataaaaacccaataattaatataatggaaataattttcttctctcctctgagGTTCCTCCCCAATGTTTAtttgaaacaatatatttatatgtttatatttgtgtCTGTCTATATGTATGCTGATTATATATTAGACTCCGAATGTCTTTAAAATAGTCGTATATTTATGAATTTTCTGTCTGTATACTTTAtacttttctaataaaaaaaaaaaaaaaaaaaaaaaaaaaaaaaaaaataaaacaagtattGTCTCCCTGTTTACACAATTGTACCCAACGACTGATGTGCTGTGACTGATGGCAAAAGCCACACAACAACGCATAAACAAATGTGAAAATAGTTGAACCATTTTGtcaaagtttttaaaaatttgaaaactgtcaatatttaaaagtaacacaaactTTGGATATCTAACACTGATAGCAATTgaatccacataaaaataaggcAACTGGGGTCATGTAATTAATTGCAGGTGTCTGGCTATTGGCCACCACACACAGGAACAGGACCTACTATGTGGAGAAAGAACAAATTTGTTTGATTTTCAAAGTGCGTGCTTGGAGTTTACTTAGAAATAGTTTTCTAGCGTTAGACTAGTTCAATATGTAACAGTAAAGCAATGTCCTCCTGACATTCTGACATTGGATGTGACACTTAaggccatttaaaatgtttatgtatatcACAGGTTTTACATTGGTTTCTAAACGAAAGATGAAATTCTGTTTCCTTTCCCTTGTactttaccttttatttttttcttgggggTCTTTAAATTGGGTTTCCTGGACTGTACCAAGTCATCACCAGTAGGCATCTCGACAACGGGAGGCGTAGTTGAATGGTCTATAGGATGCATTTCGACATCGACTTTTTCTGCCGGACTCTTCTCCCTCTGCTGTTCTTCTGGCAATGGCTGGATAGGTACATAGATAGGTGTATTAGCATTCAAGTGACAAAATTCAACAGTATACAGCCAAAAACATGATGAAAGTAAAGACGCGCAAACCGGAGAGCAGCACCTAATATACCTAAAAACGAGATCCCACAAGTGTCAAACATTGAAAACCTTTAAGCATCACAAGCTCTAGCAGTTGCACACATGTTAAACAAAATATGATATGCACCTTCTGCCTGCATCGTTTAACAAGGGCAGGTAAAACAGAGGGGTCAAGtaaataaactattttgaacaaaggtattttaaatctaaaaaaacaagaaccGATTTTGGTCCGAGTCTCAATGTCAGGAAAAACTGTCAATTTCTGTGTTTGAGCCCATTTATGTTATAAGTGTGAGTGGAGGTAGAGTGTATTTCATGTTAACTGGCAGTCTGCATGCAAACGTAACATTCCTGACCTTGCcaaacattatacatatataagaagcttgaaaagtaaatattaagtaaaagatacagcaaagtaaaaaaaaaagtttcaaaaagTTCTCACCATAACAGGCTCTTTTTCTTGAGTTTTAGTGGTTCTTGGTTCTGTTCTTTGGTCAAGGTTTGTATCTATAGTCAcaacaaaaggaaaaattaTTTCTTTCGTGGGGTTAAAACAGATCTACGACAAATAATTTCATAGGCAGAGATCTTTGCTCACCAGCTGGTTTTGAGATGCGTAATATTCTTCTGTGGATGGATGGAGTAGATTTGAcagtattttcttctttttgtgatTTTACACCTTGTTGGAGTCTAAGAGCTTTCTCTCTTCTGATTTCTTCTAAGGTTTTTACTTTGATTTCCTCGGCAGCCTTGGATGTTTCTTTTATCTCCTTAACACTGACTGGGACCCGTGAAATTTTTGTGGATTGATTTTTTTCCTCACTGTTGCTAGTGTTCTCATCTCTGATAATCTGCGCCTTCTCCTTGTGAGCTCTGATGCTCTGCTTCACTTTATCCTGGACGTCTGGCTTTTGTTTTGTCTTATGTACATCTAAACTTTTATGTGCTTCATCCTCTTGAAGGCCAACCTTCGACGTGTCCTCTAACCAATCACCAGCTGTTTTTCTGTCAACCTTTTGGATTTCCTCTTTAAGTTGCCTCTTTCTCTTTTCTGCTTGTATTTCAGAAAAAGTTTTAACGTGAACAGGAGAGCGACTGGGCGCCAAACTCTGCTTTACATTTGTGGGATTATCTGGGTGGTCCTTTTTAATGTTAGCTTTTTCTTGACGAATCTCTTCAAGTGTCTTAATATGGAACTTAGCAGCTGGGTTGGCAGCTCTCTCTGCAAGATGCAGACAGGTAGTTAGCTACGTGCAGTTACTATACTCAGTAAATTACAGGACATCAAAGAGTTACTCCCAAGTGTTTAAGTCAAGTCAAAAGTAGACCAATAGAGAATCTATGTGTAAAATTATACTGCTTTCTTCTTTCCAAAACATACTGTGTGGGTGTGCATGGTTACGGTTCTGTAGGTAGGTAGCAGATCATAAGTTTATCAATGGGAACTTTAATGCATTTAGAGGATATCTGGGCTGTTGTGGTAGCCTGTGTTAAAAGAATTTCTAGTACATTTTGCGCAGATATGATAAGTTTTAGGCAGGAGTGGAAAAAAAACCAGACATGACATGCCTGTCTGtggtgctcagtcttgccattaCCTTGATGGGCACATATATACGTTCAGTGTAATAGACAGACATACTGTATGTGCAAATACTGCGTAGGTAATGGTCCCAACAGAGGCTTACAGGAGAACAACCCTTAGCTGATCATAGTACTGAATAATTAAATCTTGCatgaatgtattaataaaaaacagtAGAAACCACCTCATAAGTTCAACTTCATGACAATACCTGTTTCTGCACTGTTCTGCTCTGCAGGTAACCCCAGCCGATCCTTTACAAAACGGGGAAACTGAACTGCAAAGGGAAAGATGTTAgagaatttataaaatgtacatCAATGTTTCTCAGATTAAGGCtcttgatttttacatattcctGGATGGATCATAAGTGCTTTGCAAGAGTTGGCGCACTTCAACCTCTATTAAACATTATTAGGAGGTATAATTTTACATACTTGCCTGATGCCTACTCTCGGCATAAAAGAGTAAAAAGCAAACCAACATTGTACTCTCTTTCATCACAGAATCAAGTGGGAAGAAGCTATACTGGGTCACAAGAGGTGGTTTTAATCTGGACACTGACAGCTGTAACTGCTTTTTACAGTACCAGACAACTATTAaatgagtaaattaatttaatttgagATT
This sequence is a window from Spea bombifrons isolate aSpeBom1 chromosome 2, aSpeBom1.2.pri, whole genome shotgun sequence. Protein-coding genes within it:
- the ZC3H11A gene encoding zinc finger CCCH domain-containing protein 11A, with the translated sequence MSGQGDDCYFFFYSTCTKGDSCPFRHCEAAIGSETVCTLWQEGRCYRQVCKFRHMAIDKKRSEIPCYWENQMSGCQKANCAFYHYKGRFVDGAFLPPSKTLMPMPEPPEAEPTVSQLQVAQNKISVAPTPQLRGVKKMEANENVPSPTHPPVVINAADDDEDDDDQFSEEGEDLKNSSQQHLSPGNQQGVRGISTKKAATPKKGDSLNFGIKTLEEIKLKKHKVRECAQEHVAASVAQNTGPSDTQVSEMVVPIVRTVTFSKKKDPSNVRLSLSQRLGKRKLSGPDSPLGDRLPPVKKNLSERLGKKVMPAQSGPESLSKKVQFPRFVKDRLGLPAEQNSAETERAANPAAKFHIKTLEEIRQEKANIKKDHPDNPTNVKQSLAPSRSPVHVKTFSEIQAEKRKRQLKEEIQKVDRKTAGDWLEDTSKVGLQEDEAHKSLDVHKTKQKPDVQDKVKQSIRAHKEKAQIIRDENTSNSEEKNQSTKISRVPVSVKEIKETSKAAEEIKVKTLEEIRREKALRLQQGVKSQKEENTVKSTPSIHRRILRISKPADTNLDQRTEPRTTKTQEKEPVMPLPEEQQREKSPAEKVDVEMHPIDHSTTPPVVEMPTGDDLVQSRKPNLKTPKKKIKGKAKVNVEPLMMKNHSPVKSAVKRKAQESLSLASVRPLSTTNGVPVTVEENTNKASIQQIATDASPREESSGSKLSPKQHKESLDLPVPEASCATTPQVVGKIRRASSTSTAKPSLSAEDEFDSLIWEISDGKLEAEIDLDPGKDEDDLLLELSEMIDS